One genomic window of Nicotiana sylvestris chromosome 10, ASM39365v2, whole genome shotgun sequence includes the following:
- the LOC104238896 gene encoding uncharacterized protein, with product MLKQIQVNILLIEALKEMPGYAKIMKDLMSRKFNFQDLPTVTLTQTCSVVVTRPIAEKLSDPRSFTILCTIGNYAFAKVGKFVFPADFVILDCRVDEEIPIILGRTFLAIGRALIDCEIGELKMRLNDEEITFNVRRPSEFANYSLVDAVDVVLEEKDEALKIL from the exons atgttgAAACAAATTCAGGTAAACATTCTATTGATTGAAGCTTTaaaggagatgcctggttatgcGAAAAttatgaaggacttgatgtcccgcaAGTTCAACTTTCAAGACTTGCCCACGGTTACACTGACTCAGACCTGCAGTGTTGTTGTGACGAGACCCATAGCTGAGAAGTTGTCTGACCCAAGGAGTTTCACAATCCTTTGCACAATAGGCAACTATGCATTTGCTAAG GTTGGGAAGTTTGTGTTCCCAGCAGATTTTGTTATTCTCGATTGTCGGGTTGACgaggaaattcccataattttgggaagaacATTCTTGGCTATTGGGAGAGCTTTAATTGATTGTGAAATTGGAGAGCTCAAAATGAGATTAAACGATGAAGAGATAACATTTAACGTGCGGCGACCGAGTGAATTTGCTAATTACTCTCTAGTAGATGCCGTGGATGTTGTTTTGGAGGAGAAAGATGAGGCATTAAAGATCCTCTAG